From Echinicola jeungdonensis, the proteins below share one genomic window:
- the murB gene encoding UDP-N-acetylmuramate dehydrogenase codes for MKVFEEFELTNYNSYKIHSKCKRAYFPDSEEDIIDLFSRSQDYVLLGSGHNVILSNSYYEREFIIFNGNFSQIGLNDNGILEAESGVTMYDLSLFALDNGLTGLEIFYDIPSSLGGAVVMNAGASGEEIKDVLVKVRYLDLVDLQVKEIFKEDMDFQYRNSFFQKNTNKIVIKAWLKLESGDCEKIKSKMDQIRSQRWQKQPKDYPNAGSVFKRPKGYYVGALIDELKLKGLTKGGAKVSEKHGGFIINFDGASGKDIIELITEIKDRVMGKFGIELEVEQRII; via the coding sequence ATGAAAGTATTCGAAGAATTTGAGCTGACAAATTATAACTCGTATAAGATACATTCCAAGTGTAAGAGGGCTTATTTTCCAGATTCAGAGGAAGATATAATAGATTTGTTTTCAAGGAGTCAGGATTATGTTTTATTAGGTTCGGGCCACAATGTTATTTTGTCAAATTCCTATTATGAAAGAGAATTTATAATTTTCAACGGTAATTTCTCACAAATAGGTCTGAATGATAATGGAATATTAGAAGCTGAATCAGGTGTGACGATGTATGACTTGAGCCTTTTTGCGTTGGATAACGGGTTGACAGGCTTAGAGATTTTTTACGATATTCCGAGTTCGCTTGGTGGAGCTGTTGTAATGAATGCTGGTGCAAGTGGAGAGGAGATCAAAGACGTATTGGTTAAGGTTCGTTATTTGGATTTAGTGGATTTACAGGTTAAGGAAATCTTTAAAGAAGATATGGATTTCCAGTACAGAAATAGTTTTTTTCAGAAAAACACGAACAAAATTGTAATTAAAGCCTGGCTAAAGCTTGAAAGTGGGGATTGCGAGAAGATAAAATCAAAGATGGACCAGATAAGAAGTCAGAGGTGGCAAAAACAGCCTAAAGATTATCCAAACGCTGGAAGTGTCTTTAAAAGACCTAAAGGATATTATGTTGGGGCGTTAATTGACGAACTGAAGCTGAAAGGATTGACAAAAGGGGGAGCCAAAGTTTCTGAAAAACACGGTGGATTTATTATTAATTTTGATGGTGCCAGTGGAAAAGATATTATTGAATTGATAACCGAAATAAAGGATAGAGTGATGGGAAAATTCGGGATAGAATTGGAAGTAGAGCAAAGAATAATTTAA
- a CDS encoding flippase, translating into MKSFISDIFRVGISKILIILSGFSTSIIVARTLGPEKNGIIAALIVYPNIFMTIGSLGVRQSVTYFLGKKKYPEDEIKRGIVQIWVLTSFISTISCFLLMFFFSKSLKEFNLLMLAVAPVSFSLFNTYCSGIYLGKNKIKEFNAVNWIPSVITTILSFVTLVILKSDISGYLLSIFLGQLMMFFVLVFRDNFLGFISVLINVDLVKNLIRLGTIYAVSLLVINLNYQLDIVILEQLSSDFEMGIYSRGANIVQYLWQIPMLFSTIIFARSSSSKNSFQFSLKVSQLLRVSLLVIGCISIVLLIISDWIILGMYGTAYIESVSVLRLLLPGVLILTLFKVMNMDLAGRGKPWVSMKAMLPALIINVVLNIILIPKYGADGAAIASTISYSIAGLLFLWFYSSEVQIGIKEILKFKKSDIAPFKGVISKFI; encoded by the coding sequence ATGAAAAGTTTTATTAGTGATATTTTTCGGGTAGGAATCTCGAAAATACTTATTATATTATCTGGATTTTCAACTTCAATTATAGTTGCAAGAACATTGGGTCCGGAGAAGAATGGGATTATTGCTGCTCTAATTGTTTATCCAAATATTTTTATGACGATTGGTTCGCTTGGAGTAAGGCAGTCTGTTACCTATTTTTTAGGGAAAAAAAAATATCCTGAAGACGAAATAAAAAGAGGAATTGTTCAGATTTGGGTTCTTACATCATTCATTTCAACAATTTCATGCTTTTTGTTGATGTTTTTCTTTAGCAAATCACTTAAGGAATTTAATTTATTGATGCTTGCGGTCGCTCCTGTTTCATTTAGTTTGTTTAATACTTATTGTTCGGGAATTTATTTAGGGAAAAATAAAATTAAGGAATTTAATGCAGTAAACTGGATTCCGTCAGTAATAACGACTATTTTATCATTTGTAACTCTTGTTATTCTAAAATCAGATATTTCCGGTTATCTATTGTCAATTTTCTTAGGACAATTAATGATGTTTTTTGTTTTGGTTTTTAGGGATAATTTCTTAGGGTTTATTAGTGTTCTGATTAATGTTGATCTTGTTAAAAATTTAATTCGATTAGGGACTATTTATGCTGTTTCTCTTCTTGTTATAAATTTAAATTATCAACTCGACATTGTAATATTGGAACAATTAAGTTCAGATTTCGAAATGGGTATATACTCAAGAGGTGCAAATATTGTTCAGTACCTTTGGCAAATACCAATGTTGTTTAGTACGATTATTTTTGCAAGAAGTAGTTCTTCGAAAAATAGTTTTCAATTTTCTCTTAAGGTTTCTCAATTATTAAGGGTCTCTTTATTGGTGATAGGTTGTATTTCAATAGTATTGTTAATAATTTCTGATTGGATAATTTTAGGAATGTATGGAACGGCCTATATAGAGAGTGTTTCGGTGTTGAGACTACTTTTACCTGGTGTTTTAATTTTAACTCTATTTAAAGTGATGAATATGGATTTGGCAGGGAGGGGAAAGCCATGGGTCTCGATGAAAGCGATGCTACCTGCGTTAATTATTAATGTTGTTTTGAATATTATTCTCATTCCGAAATATGGAGCAGATGGAGCTGCTATTGCCTCCACCATCAGTTATTCAATAGCAGGTCTTTTATTCCTATGGTTCTACAGTAGTGAAGTCCAGATAGGAATTAAGGAAATTTTGAAATTCAAAAAAAGTGATATCGCACCTTTTAAAGGAGTGATAAGTAAGTTTATATAA
- a CDS encoding serine O-acetyltransferase, whose product MRNMISSVLKLLKEDRSDSASFLYDFFLNPKYKVMLNYRLGVYIQNSKFFLHGFFLNILRYRMVVRRGCDISYSAIIGKKLHLPHPIGIVIGDDVIIKDNVTIFQNVTLGSHGKVNEELKYPEIGNGVKIYAGAKIIGGISVGEEAVIGANSVVTKDVPPRSVIVGVPGRIIASR is encoded by the coding sequence ATGAGGAATATGATAAGCTCTGTATTGAAGCTTTTAAAAGAAGATAGAAGTGATTCAGCATCTTTTTTGTATGATTTTTTTTTAAATCCTAAGTATAAGGTAATGTTAAATTATAGATTGGGTGTATACATTCAGAATAGTAAGTTTTTTTTGCATGGCTTTTTTTTGAATATTCTAAGATATAGGATGGTTGTTAGGAGAGGTTGTGATATTTCTTATTCTGCAATTATTGGTAAGAAGTTACATTTACCTCATCCCATTGGAATAGTTATAGGGGATGATGTTATAATTAAAGATAATGTTACTATTTTTCAGAACGTTACCCTGGGAAGTCATGGTAAAGTGAATGAAGAATTGAAGTATCCTGAAATTGGAAATGGAGTCAAAATTTATGCTGGTGCCAAAATTATAGGTGGAATTTCGGTTGGTGAAGAGGCTGTTATTGGAGCAAACTCTGTGGTTACTAAAGATGTTCCACCACGTTCAGTTATAGTAGGTGTCCCGGGGAGAATAATTGCTTCTAGATGA
- a CDS encoding UDP-N-acetylglucosamine 1-carboxyvinyltransferase yields MSTTSTIKVTKGKLSGTVKLSGAKNSALRLLAASILTDGEVRLSNFPNGLLDIQVHLEMLQVLGKEYVSKDDTVVIRQNQILETELKWDKRSIRNTLLILGALTARYGEGRVPLPGGCKLGERKYDIHVMLLEQLGAKVWEEEGMLCTQVGDAGRFIGNDIYLPIRSTGATENAILCGALANGITTVWNPHIRPEILDLIHMLNKMGADIKVFGQKCIVIQGKEELRGVEHEVIPDNMEALTWAIGSVITDGDVEILNFPKNHLDVPMVFLKESGMKIYEGENSVIVKGGTTYPLEISTGPYPGINSDMQPLLAVYGAMSSGVSKIVDLRFPGRYAYAEELGKMGMDFEVIGDLLVINGGRQLHGATVQALDLRAGIALLLAGLTAEGETVIENAWQIHRGYDDLYLKLKDLNIRI; encoded by the coding sequence ATGAGTACAACAAGTACTATCAAAGTTACAAAAGGAAAATTATCTGGAACAGTTAAACTTAGTGGTGCCAAAAATAGCGCATTACGTTTATTAGCCGCTTCTATATTAACGGATGGTGAGGTTCGTCTTTCAAACTTTCCAAATGGTCTGTTGGATATCCAAGTGCATTTGGAAATGCTACAGGTCCTAGGAAAGGAATATGTGTCTAAGGATGATACTGTAGTAATTCGTCAAAATCAGATACTTGAGACAGAATTAAAATGGGACAAAAGGTCAATTAGAAATACACTATTGATCTTAGGGGCATTGACCGCAAGATATGGAGAAGGAAGGGTTCCCTTGCCGGGTGGTTGTAAGCTAGGCGAGCGTAAATATGATATCCATGTAATGTTGTTGGAGCAGTTGGGTGCGAAAGTATGGGAAGAAGAAGGTATGTTGTGCACTCAAGTAGGTGATGCTGGGAGATTTATTGGTAATGATATTTATCTACCGATCAGGTCCACAGGTGCTACTGAAAACGCCATCTTGTGTGGTGCTTTAGCCAACGGAATTACAACAGTTTGGAATCCTCATATCCGGCCGGAAATACTTGATTTGATCCATATGCTAAATAAAATGGGGGCAGACATAAAGGTATTTGGTCAGAAATGTATAGTCATTCAGGGAAAGGAAGAGTTAAGAGGGGTTGAACATGAAGTCATTCCAGACAATATGGAAGCCCTTACTTGGGCCATTGGATCCGTAATTACCGATGGGGATGTTGAAATCCTTAATTTCCCTAAAAACCATTTGGATGTACCTATGGTTTTTTTAAAGGAAAGTGGAATGAAGATTTACGAAGGAGAGAATTCCGTTATTGTGAAGGGGGGTACTACATATCCTTTGGAAATTAGTACTGGCCCTTATCCCGGAATAAACTCTGACATGCAACCATTATTAGCTGTCTATGGAGCGATGAGTAGTGGAGTTTCTAAGATTGTTGACCTTAGGTTTCCTGGAAGATACGCCTATGCTGAAGAACTGGGTAAGATGGGAATGGATTTTGAAGTCATAGGAGATTTGTTAGTTATAAATGGTGGAAGACAACTTCATGGTGCAACAGTTCAGGCGCTTGATTTAAGAGCAGGGATAGCGCTCTTATTAGCAGGGTTGACTGCTGAAGGAGAAACGGTAATTGAAAATGCTTGGCAAATCCACCGGGGATATGATGATTTATATTTGAAACTGAAGGATTTAAATATAAGGATTTAG
- the gmd gene encoding GDP-mannose 4,6-dehydratase produces the protein MTNKSQKVALITGITGQDGAYLAELLLEKGYKVHGIKRRTSLFNTDRIDHLYEDPHVENPQLVLHYGDMTDSMNLTRIIQETQPDEIYNLAAMSHVKVSFDTPEYTANADGIGTLRILEAVRFLGLEKKTKIYQASTSELYGLVQEVPQRETTPFYPRSPYAVAKMYAYWITVNYREAYNIFACNGILFNHESPLRGETFVTRKITRAVSKIALGLQEKIYLGNLDAKRDWGHAKDYVRMMWMILQADQPEDWVIATGVTTTVRDFVKMAFQEVGISLRFEGEGVGEKAFVDSCSNAEFQLPEGMEVVNVDPKYFRPTEVELLIGDPSKAKEKLGWVPEHDLASLVEDMMMSDLKLMRKEQYLKDGGYNILNNFE, from the coding sequence ATGACAAATAAATCACAGAAGGTTGCCCTTATTACGGGTATTACTGGTCAGGATGGAGCCTATTTGGCGGAACTTTTATTAGAAAAAGGTTATAAAGTTCATGGTATAAAAAGAAGGACTTCATTGTTTAATACTGATAGAATAGACCATTTGTATGAAGATCCCCATGTAGAAAATCCACAGTTGGTTCTGCATTATGGAGATATGACAGATTCTATGAATTTGACGCGAATCATTCAGGAAACCCAACCAGATGAGATTTATAACTTGGCTGCTATGTCTCATGTGAAAGTATCTTTTGATACTCCAGAATATACCGCTAATGCGGATGGTATTGGGACTTTACGGATTTTAGAAGCAGTAAGGTTTTTAGGATTGGAGAAGAAAACTAAAATCTATCAAGCATCTACTTCAGAATTATACGGGTTAGTTCAGGAGGTACCTCAAAGGGAAACGACTCCTTTTTATCCTAGATCCCCGTATGCAGTGGCAAAAATGTATGCCTATTGGATTACTGTAAACTATCGTGAGGCTTATAATATTTTTGCTTGTAATGGAATTTTGTTTAATCACGAATCTCCATTAAGGGGGGAAACTTTTGTTACCCGGAAAATTACTCGAGCTGTTTCTAAAATCGCTTTAGGACTTCAAGAAAAAATCTATTTAGGTAATCTTGATGCAAAACGGGATTGGGGGCATGCTAAAGATTATGTGAGAATGATGTGGATGATTCTTCAAGCAGATCAACCTGAGGATTGGGTAATAGCCACAGGTGTTACAACTACAGTAAGAGATTTTGTAAAAATGGCATTCCAAGAAGTTGGTATTTCCCTAAGGTTTGAAGGCGAAGGAGTTGGTGAAAAGGCTTTTGTAGACTCTTGTTCAAACGCTGAATTTCAATTACCTGAAGGTATGGAAGTAGTTAATGTCGATCCAAAGTATTTTAGACCTACAGAGGTTGAATTATTGATTGGTGATCCATCGAAGGCAAAAGAAAAACTTGGCTGGGTGCCTGAACATGATCTGGCAAGCTTGGTAGAGGATATGATGATGAGTGATTTGAAGTTAATGCGTAAAGAGCAGTATCTTAAGGATGGTGGGTACAATATTTTGAATAATTTTGAATAG
- a CDS encoding GDP-L-fucose synthase family protein — MNKNTRIYIAGHRGMVGSAIWRALEGKGYNQLIGKTSKELDLKNQEAVKNFFEKERPEVVIDAAARVGGILANNNYPYQFLMENMQIQNNLIDTAHKQGIDKFIFLGSSCIYPKLAPQPLKEEYLLTSSLEPTNEWYAIAKITGVKACEAIRKQFEKDYISLMPTNLFGPFDNFDLETSHVLPAMIRKFHEAKIQGNEPVELWGSGTPKREFLHVEDMADAVVFALENDFQDNLYNVGTGLDLSIKELAELIQKTVGHQGEIIWDSSKPDGTPRKLMDVSKMSNAGWKAKIKLEDGIKDTYQWFLENIDSIKQVKL; from the coding sequence ATGAATAAAAATACAAGAATATACATAGCTGGCCATCGGGGCATGGTAGGTTCCGCCATTTGGCGGGCATTGGAAGGAAAAGGATATAACCAATTGATCGGAAAGACAAGCAAGGAACTTGATCTGAAAAATCAGGAGGCAGTAAAAAACTTTTTTGAAAAGGAAAGACCTGAAGTAGTAATTGATGCTGCTGCGAGGGTAGGAGGTATTTTGGCCAATAACAACTACCCGTATCAATTCCTGATGGAAAATATGCAGATCCAAAATAACCTTATCGATACTGCACATAAACAGGGAATCGATAAATTTATCTTTTTGGGATCATCCTGCATATATCCCAAGTTAGCACCTCAACCGCTTAAAGAGGAATACCTTTTGACCTCCTCCCTTGAACCCACCAATGAGTGGTATGCCATTGCCAAAATCACAGGAGTAAAGGCTTGTGAAGCTATTAGAAAGCAATTTGAGAAGGATTACATTTCCCTAATGCCTACTAATCTATTTGGCCCCTTTGATAATTTTGATTTAGAAACCTCCCATGTTTTGCCAGCAATGATCCGAAAGTTTCATGAGGCAAAAATACAGGGCAATGAGCCTGTCGAATTGTGGGGATCAGGAACACCAAAGCGGGAATTTTTGCATGTGGAAGATATGGCTGATGCAGTTGTTTTTGCCTTGGAAAATGATTTCCAGGATAATCTCTATAATGTGGGCACAGGGTTGGATTTAAGTATTAAAGAACTGGCCGAATTGATCCAAAAAACAGTTGGGCACCAAGGGGAAATCATTTGGGATAGCAGCAAACCAGACGGCACTCCAAGAAAGCTGATGGATGTATCCAAGATGAGCAATGCTGGCTGGAAAGCAAAAATCAAATTGGAAGATGGAATTAAGGATACTTACCAATGGTTCCTGGAGAATATTGACTCAATTAAACAAGTTAAGTTGTAG